GCGAACGTCCATCAGCACGACATCGGGACGCACCGAGCGGACGAGTTCGACGCCCGTGTGCCCGTTCTCGGCCTCGCCGGCAAACACCAGATCGGCTTGCGAGTCGATGAGCATACGAATTCCGGCGCGGAATAGCGATTGATCGTCAACGAGCGCGACGGAAATAGGTTCTGTCATGGATTTCTTGCCTCACTCATGCCGTTGGAAGATGGGCGATCACGCGGAACCGACCGGGTGTGGACGCGTCGATATCGAGGGTACCGCCCGCTAGTGTGGCGCGCTCGCGCATTCCTGGGAGACCGTGACCTCGTGAGAGGTCGGTTCCGTGTGCGTGCCTGCTTTCACCGACGAAGTTCTCGACGACCAGATCGACTCCGCTGTCACCGCCCGTAATCGTCACGTCAACCTCTCGTTGCGCTTCCCCGTGGTGGAGCGCATTCGTCAGTGCCTCTTGCATTATTCGATACGCGGCAATCTGACGTCCTGTCGGAATGTCGGGCAACGTACCGATGAGAGTGTAGGTCACGTGGAGCCCCGCACTTCGCATCCTCTCAATGAGCATGTCGATGTCCGCGAACCCTGGCTGCGGCCCAACCTCTTGTTCATGTCGCAATTCGCTGAGAAGCAGCCGCACGTCGCCCAGCGCATGCCGTGCCGTGTCCGACACTGTCTCGAGCGTGTGCGCGAGCGCATCTGCATCGCCCTTGTGCACATAGCGAGCGCCATCGGCCTGAGCGACAACCACGGCAAGTGAATGCGCCACGACATCATGCATGTCTCGCGCAATCCTGCCTCGTTCCTGTTCAACCACGGTGGCTCGTTCGGCAAGCGTCTGCGCCTGACGCGCTCGAAAGCGCTCGTACCCAGCCTGTCGAGCGGCATCGGCGGTGCGCATGAGCTGTCCAAGGGTCCACGAGAGCCCCAGAACCACGACGCCGGCAATGGCGCCCATGATCGCTGCGAACGACAGAATCGAGATCGACGCTGGATCGAATGTCACGTTCGTATTCGTCACCAGCACCGTGTAGGCGGATGCGATGACTCCCCCGCCAATGGCCGAGATCAGGCCATACCAACGCACCCATCCGTCTCCATAGCGTGCCGTGGCGTAGAGGACTATCGGAATTGCGATGTTGTAGAGATTCGGCGAAGCACCGAATCCCATTTGTACGATGACGGCGATCCACGCAAGCGTGAGGGAGAGCGCAGGCGACGCCCGACGCAACGTAAGGATGCCCCAGGTCACCAACAGTTGCCACGGGTCGACGACGTTGCCGTGAAGTGCGAGGGGAAGGCACAGCACCGCGACGATTGCGCCAATACCACCGTCGACGGCGTATTGGCGCGGCAGCAAACGACGGATCATGCGCTCAACAGTAGTTCTCATCGCACGTCTCGAGGCCCGTGAGAGCCACTGATCATCCCGTGGATGCGCAAAATCATCCTCCGGTGGCATGGTGCCGATTCAGAACCCGAGCCGACCGAGCTGTTTCGGGTCCCGCTGCCATTCTCGCGCCACCTTCACACGAAGCGAAAGAAACACCTTCGAGCCCACAAGCGGTTCGATCTGCGCCCGCGCGCGTTCACCGACCTCGCGAAGTCTGGCCCCCTGCTTGCCAATGACGATCGCCTTCTGGCTATCCCTCTCGACAAAAATGTTCGCATAGATATCGACGAGCGGTTTGTTCTCCCTCGTGCTGATGTCGTCGATCGTCACGGCAAGCGAATGGGGGAGCTCATCATGCACGCCCTCGAGCGCAGCCTCCCGGATAAACTCCGCAATACGATCGTCGAGTGATTCGTCCGTGATCCGCTCATCCGGATAGAGCTTCGGTGACTCGGGCAACAGCGCGACCAGTTGTTCGACAAGCACGTCAAGCTGAACATTCTCGATGCTAGATACGGGGATGATCTCATCCCAATCCCGAAGCTGAGAGACTGCGAGGAGCTGGTCGGCGACGCGCGCTTTCGGCACCGCATCGATCTTCGTGACGATTGCTACCTTCTTCGCGCGCGGGAATTCGTCGAGCTGCTGATTGATGTAACGATCTCCCGGCCCGATCTTGTCTCCCGCCGGCACGCAGAGCCCGATCACATCCATGTCGCCGAGCGTCGATTGCACGAGATCGTTGAGACGTTCGCCGAGCAATGTTCGCGGGCGATGGACTCCGGGCGTGTCGACGATAATGACCTGCCCATTATCGACGCTGATGATGCCTCGGATCGCTTTACGAGTCGTCTGAGGCTTTGCGCTCGTGATCGCGACCTTCGTTCCGACCAGCGCGTTCATCAGCGTCGACTTCCCGACGTTCGGACGCCCAACGAAAGAGACGAAACCAGCTCGGTATTCCTTGTGTTCCGTTTCAGTCATTTCTACTCCTGCTCGGGTGAATGGACAGCGTCAGTCCCGATATCGCGCTGAACAATGATTGTGCTGATCTCGCCCTGCCTGCCGTGGGTGCGCTCCGCGGTCATGATTAAACCGTGAGTGCTGACACTGTCGCCAGATACCGGGAGGCGATCGAGCGCCTTGGTGAGGAGTCCGCCGGCCGAGTCGACATCGTCGTCATCGATCTCGATGTCGAACAGGTCGCCGAGCTCGTCGATCGACAGTCGCGATCGCACCCGAAATTGAGAGGCCGCGAGCTGCTCCACGTCGAGAGGCTCACGATCGTACTCGTCGG
The Paramicrobacterium chengjingii DNA segment above includes these coding regions:
- a CDS encoding sensor histidine kinase, translated to MIRRLLPRQYAVDGGIGAIVAVLCLPLALHGNVVDPWQLLVTWGILTLRRASPALSLTLAWIAVIVQMGFGASPNLYNIAIPIVLYATARYGDGWVRWYGLISAIGGGVIASAYTVLVTNTNVTFDPASISILSFAAIMGAIAGVVVLGLSWTLGQLMRTADAARQAGYERFRARQAQTLAERATVVEQERGRIARDMHDVVAHSLAVVVAQADGARYVHKGDADALAHTLETVSDTARHALGDVRLLLSELRHEQEVGPQPGFADIDMLIERMRSAGLHVTYTLIGTLPDIPTGRQIAAYRIMQEALTNALHHGEAQREVDVTITGGDSGVDLVVENFVGESRHAHGTDLSRGHGLPGMRERATLAGGTLDIDASTPGRFRVIAHLPTA
- the era gene encoding GTPase Era — translated: MTETEHKEYRAGFVSFVGRPNVGKSTLMNALVGTKVAITSAKPQTTRKAIRGIISVDNGQVIIVDTPGVHRPRTLLGERLNDLVQSTLGDMDVIGLCVPAGDKIGPGDRYINQQLDEFPRAKKVAIVTKIDAVPKARVADQLLAVSQLRDWDEIIPVSSIENVQLDVLVEQLVALLPESPKLYPDERITDESLDDRIAEFIREAALEGVHDELPHSLAVTIDDISTRENKPLVDIYANIFVERDSQKAIVIGKQGARLREVGERARAQIEPLVGSKVFLSLRVKVAREWQRDPKQLGRLGF